A window of Lysobacter terrestris contains these coding sequences:
- a CDS encoding organic hydroperoxide resistance protein, translated as MALDKVLYTATSTATGGREGRAVSSDKALDIQLSTPRELGGAGGPGTNPEQLFAAGYSACFIGALKVVAAREKIALPADTSITGHVGIGPLGNGFGIQAELQISIPGVSRETAEDLVAKAHQVCPYSNATRGNIDVTLTVV; from the coding sequence CACTTCCACCGCCACCGGCGGCCGCGAAGGCCGCGCCGTCTCCTCCGACAAGGCGCTCGACATCCAGCTGTCCACGCCGCGCGAACTCGGCGGCGCCGGCGGCCCCGGCACCAACCCGGAGCAACTGTTCGCCGCCGGCTATTCGGCCTGCTTCATCGGCGCGCTGAAGGTCGTCGCCGCGCGCGAGAAGATCGCCCTGCCCGCCGACACCTCGATCACCGGCCATGTCGGCATCGGCCCGCTCGGCAACGGCTTCGGCATCCAGGCCGAGCTGCAGATCTCGATCCCGGGCGTGTCGCGCGAAACCGCCGAAGATCTCGTCGCCAAGGCGCACCAGGTCTGCCCGTACTCCAATGCCACCCGCGGCAACATCGACGTCACCCTCACCGTGGTCTGA
- the metX gene encoding homoserine O-acetyltransferase MetX, giving the protein MTEFIPVGTRYVDLPSPFAMKRGGELRNAHVAYETWGELNAARDNAILIVTGLSPDAHAAANAANPEAGWWEPMLGPGKPIDSNRWYVICVNSLGSCKGSTGPATIDPATGDTYRLAFPELAVEDGAHAAAHVVRALGVERLACVIGNSMGGMTALALLHLHPGIARAHINISGATRALPFSIAIRSLQREAIRLDPEWNHGNYTDAHYPESGMRMARKLGVVTYRSALEWDGRFGRVRLESDRPEEEPFGLEFQVESYLEGHARRFVRRYDPNCYLYLSRSMDWFDLGEYAGGDVMAALARIRVEKALAIGVHTDILFPLQQQEEIATGLRAGGADAEFLPLESPQGHDAFLVDIDRFGPAVRGFLDRL; this is encoded by the coding sequence ATGACCGAATTCATTCCCGTCGGCACCCGTTACGTCGACCTGCCCTCGCCGTTCGCGATGAAGCGCGGCGGCGAACTGCGCAATGCCCACGTCGCCTATGAAACCTGGGGCGAACTCAACGCGGCCCGCGACAACGCCATCCTGATCGTCACCGGCCTGTCCCCGGACGCGCACGCGGCGGCCAATGCGGCCAACCCGGAAGCGGGCTGGTGGGAGCCGATGCTGGGCCCGGGCAAGCCGATCGACAGCAACCGCTGGTACGTGATCTGCGTGAACTCGCTCGGCAGCTGCAAGGGTTCGACCGGGCCGGCGACGATCGACCCCGCCACCGGCGACACCTATCGCCTGGCGTTCCCCGAACTCGCGGTCGAAGACGGCGCCCATGCCGCCGCCCACGTCGTGCGCGCGCTCGGCGTCGAACGGCTGGCCTGCGTGATCGGCAACTCCATGGGCGGCATGACCGCGCTGGCGCTGCTGCACCTGCATCCCGGCATCGCCCGCGCGCACATCAACATCTCCGGGGCGACGCGCGCACTGCCGTTCTCGATCGCCATCCGCTCGTTGCAGCGCGAAGCGATCCGCCTGGATCCCGAGTGGAACCACGGCAACTACACCGACGCGCACTACCCGGAATCGGGCATGCGCATGGCGCGCAAGCTCGGCGTGGTCACCTACCGCTCCGCGCTGGAATGGGACGGCCGCTTCGGCCGCGTGCGGCTGGAGTCCGACCGCCCCGAGGAAGAACCCTTCGGCCTGGAATTCCAGGTCGAGAGCTACCTTGAAGGCCACGCCCGCCGCTTCGTGCGCCGCTACGACCCCAATTGCTACCTCTACCTCAGCCGCTCGATGGACTGGTTCGACCTCGGCGAATACGCCGGCGGCGACGTGATGGCCGCCCTCGCCCGGATCCGCGTCGAGAAGGCGCTGGCGATCGGCGTGCACACCGACATCCTCTTCCCGCTGCAGCAGCAGGAGGAGATCGCCACCGGCCTGCGCGCGGGCGGCGCGGATGCGGAGTTCCTGCCGCTGGAATCGCCCCAGGGCCACGATGCCTTCCTGGTCGACATCGACCGCTTCGGCCCGGCCGTGCGCGGTTTCCTCGACCGGCTCTAG
- a CDS encoding cysteine dioxygenase family protein, with amino-acid sequence MDIAQNHQPEAAALPHFDFPGHDKLVAAIDAAVAAGDEHAVTAALRNVLCRMIRDRDVELPACVHDPIQDHYARRELYRSPQHGYSVVAMTWGPGQGTPVHDHSGLWCVEGVWDGELEIVQYELLERDGDRFHFRAAGGMHAGPGSAGSLIPPHEYHTIRNASDRNVAISLHIYKAPMECCSMFTPREGEWFVRQDKTLCTDATE; translated from the coding sequence ATGGACATAGCGCAAAATCATCAGCCCGAAGCCGCCGCGCTGCCGCACTTCGACTTCCCCGGTCACGACAAGCTGGTCGCCGCCATCGACGCCGCCGTAGCCGCGGGCGACGAGCACGCCGTGACCGCCGCGCTGCGCAACGTGCTGTGCCGGATGATCCGCGACCGCGACGTCGAACTGCCCGCCTGCGTGCACGACCCGATCCAGGACCACTACGCGCGCCGCGAGCTCTACCGCAGCCCGCAGCACGGCTACAGCGTCGTGGCGATGACCTGGGGCCCGGGCCAGGGCACGCCGGTGCACGACCATTCCGGCCTGTGGTGCGTGGAAGGCGTCTGGGACGGCGAGCTGGAAATCGTCCAGTACGAACTGCTCGAACGCGACGGCGACCGCTTCCACTTCCGCGCCGCGGGCGGCATGCACGCCGGCCCCGGCAGCGCCGGCAGCCTGATTCCGCCGCACGAGTACCACACCATCCGCAACGCCAGCGACCGCAACGTCGCGATCTCGCTGCACATCTACAAGGCGCCGATGGAGTGCTGCTCGATGTTCACGCCGCGCGAGGGCGAATGGTTCGTGCGCCAGGACAAGACACTCTGTACCGACGCGACCGAATGA
- a CDS encoding DUF2214 family protein, with protein MLKDLLLASFHHLLFFALIAMLVTESVLLRGRVDGVVVQHLARLDSGYGMSAGLLLVVGLLRVFQGVKGYDFYLHNPWFHAKLGCFVLAGLLSILPTIRFLRWRKALAADPAFVPAAGEVAALARIVRFELLLVAAILVFAAMMARYGGF; from the coding sequence ATGCTGAAAGACCTGCTGCTCGCCTCGTTCCACCACCTGCTGTTCTTCGCCCTGATCGCCATGCTGGTGACCGAATCGGTCCTGCTGCGCGGCCGCGTCGACGGCGTCGTCGTGCAACACCTTGCCCGCCTGGACTCCGGCTACGGCATGAGCGCGGGCCTGCTGCTGGTGGTCGGCCTGCTGCGCGTCTTCCAGGGCGTGAAGGGCTACGACTTCTACCTGCACAACCCCTGGTTCCACGCCAAGCTCGGCTGCTTCGTGCTGGCCGGGCTGCTGTCGATCCTGCCGACCATCCGCTTCCTGCGCTGGCGCAAGGCGCTGGCCGCCGACCCCGCGTTCGTGCCGGCCGCCGGCGAAGTCGCGGCGCTGGCGCGTATCGTCCGCTTCGAACTGCTGCTGGTCGCCGCGATCCTGGTATTCGCCGCGATGATGGCCCGCTACGGCGGCTTCTGA